Within the Telopea speciosissima isolate NSW1024214 ecotype Mountain lineage chromosome 4, Tspe_v1, whole genome shotgun sequence genome, the region GAGCTGTTTCCATGGCATTGTTAAGAGGCCCAAAGATCCTAAATACTTCAATATTCCCATTCCAAGACCTAACTCTGAGTTCAGGAGGCGGTGAGAATTGGCTAATGGGTTGTCTCCTTCTCTTTGGAAGCAGTTGTTGCTGGtcattttttctgattttacaGGTATTTAGCCATCCAAAAAATTTCAATCTATTTAGTTATTTGTGTAAGTTAAATTAATAATCCCATGGATATAGTTCGGATCTAACCTCAACGGATATGGGAAGGTAACGAAAGAGATCAAGAACCAAGATTTTTTATTACTAGTACCACTGACATGCACAATCTTTTGCAATCTCTAGATATCTCGCaagcttctccacagagaacttcaCACCATAAATTCTAGGGaaaagatggaatcccacaaAGAACACAAAATACTTGGAGAACAAGAGTGAGAGGAGAGAATAAATTAAACTCAGGTTGTGGGGCCTAAGGGTTTTTGGAGGTGTTTATATAATCactcaaaccccccccccccaccttgcAGAGTCATAATCAGAGtgggaaggagaggaggggGAGTCGGTCAGTAATGGAATTATGATTTGATCTTCATTGATTTCCTCTCAATGGAGAGGTGGATATATATAATTACAGCATTCGTAGGTGAGATTACATAGAGATTACATAAGATAATACATGATATGAAAACTGATTTTCTGTGATATGAGAATCCTGAGAATATTGCGTGAATATTATGTGCTAACCGAATATTGAGTTCCCAAGAATGGGAACTCCATATtcggtcaatacaccccctcaaggtgaagGGGAGACTTGGCGGACCTTCAGCTTGTCGCGCATGAACTGGAAGCATGCAATGGGCAGTGCTTTAGTAAGAATGTCTGCTAGTTGATCTGAGGTAGAGATGAACTGCACAGAAAGATCCCTGCTAGCCACTCGTTCACGGACGAAGTGGAAATCgatctcaatgtgcttggtgcGAGCGTGGAACACTGGATTTGCTGTGAGATATGTCGCACCAAGGTTGTCACACCATAGGATAGGCGGCGACCTAGTTGGAAACTACAATCCTTGAACAGTGCTTCCAACCATATGAGCTCAGCGATGGCATCAGCTAGAGCCTTGTATTCAAATTCAGTTGAGGACCGGGCCactgttttctgttttcttgACATCCAGGAGATAAGATTCGGTCCAAGGAAAATGGCATAGCCCCCTGTGGATCTTCTGTCACTACTTTtcccggcccaatcagcatcagaaaaggCCTGGAGTGTTGGATTGCATGATTTTTCCTGATATAACCCTGAAGTGGAGGTGCCCTTTAGATACCTGAGGATCCGTTTAACCTGTGACCAGTGTTCCTCAGTCGAACTATGCATAAATTGACACACCCTATTAACTGCGAAGGATACATCAAGCCTGGTTAGCGACACATATTGGAGGGCACCCACAATCGATCTGTACTTTGTTGGATCGGTCATGGGTGCACCCCCTGAATCCAATGAGGTGGTGGACATTGGAGTCAAGATGGGCTTACAATCTGTCATTCCAGCTCGGGTCAATAGGTCCTGTATGTACCTATTTTGAGATAATATCAACCCCATGAGACTGGGGTATTGCTTCGATCcccaaaaagaaatgaagagggCCCAAGTCCTTGATCGAGAATTCAAAAGCAAGGCTGGCCAAGAGTGTACTGACATATGCAGGTGTGTTACTTGTCACCAGAATGTCGTCGGCATATATTAAGTAGTACAGTAAGACACCCCCTTTCTTGAAGATAAATAGAGATGGATCTGTTCTTGAAGCCATGAAACCTTGGGCTATTAGAAAACTAGAGAGACGATGGAACCAGGCTTTGGgcgcttgtttaagaccatatagagaCCGATGCAATTTGCATACATGATTAGGCATGGACTGGTCCACAAACCCTGGTGGCTgttccatataaacctcttcagATAACTTACCATGCAGGAATGCATTGCTCACATCTAGCTGTCTTATGGGCCATCCATGACAAACTGCAATGGCCAATATAGCCCGAACTGTCGTGGGCTTAATTACTGGGCTGAAGGTATCTGTGTAATCGAGTCCCTCTTTTTGGTGGAACCCTTTTGCAACTAGGCGAGCTTTGTAACGCTCCAAACTATCATTTGCCTTTCTTTTGATTctgtacacccatttgcatccaacaaTGTTCATATGTGAAGCGTTAGGCACCAGGGACCATGTCCCATTTTTAATTAAGGCATTGATCTCGTCTGCCATAGCAGATCGCCACTCAATATGTTTATTGGCTTGGCTAAAACAGGCAGGTTAGGTTGATGGTGAATTTGTAGTGAGAAGAGCATGAGGGGCGATGTGAGAGCGACGACGCATTGAGTGTCAACGctatggaggtggtggtggtggatggCTAGGTGATGGTGTGGTTTGGTGTGTGTTGGCTAGGGATGGTGAGGTATATAAGTCTTGGATTGGGCGTGTGCAAAGGGGAGGTGAGGAAGGGTGAGGTAAGTCTTGGGTGGGTGGGGACGAGTGGTCTGTAGGGGCTATTGTGGGTGGGGACGATGGAGATAAAGGGGAATTTGAGGTGGACCATGCTACAGGGGAAACGGGTAAGGGCTGGTTTTGTGGAGATTGGGCTGGTGGTGGTGGGCTTAAAAAAGAATTGGTAGGAGATGTGGCAACAGGGGCTGCAGCCCAAGGAGAAGGCTGGTAACCCGTGGGTGTGGGAGGAGGACCCAAAATGGATGGGTTTTTAAAGGGATAATTGGACTCATCAAATATGACATGGCGGGCTATATACATGCGGTCAGTGGCAATATTCAAACATCGAGAAGTGGCATGGGATGGACTGTACCCCAAGAATACGCAAGGGAGGGACCTGTAGTCCATTTTGTGACTATTATATGACCGAAGATATGGGTAGCATAGACGCCCGAAGATGATCAGAAAGGAATAATCTGGTGCCTTGTGATGGATAAGTTGAAAAGGAGAGACATTATTGAACACACGAGAAGGCATGCGATTTATTAGGAAAATCGCTGTATCAAAAGCAAAGAGCCAATAATGTTTGGGAATTGAACTCTGGGCAAGGAGAGTTAGACTGGTTTCCACAATATGGCGGTGTCGGTGTTCCACAAACCCCTGTTGTTCGTGAGTGTGTGGAGCGGAGACACAGTGAGAAATGCCAAGTTGTTGGAAATAGTTGGGTAAAGTCCTATACTCCCCTCCCCAGTCAGTCTGGATTGATTTAATTTTCCTAGAAAACAGACGTTCAACAAGCAATTGAAATGATTTAAAAACAGCAAATACGTCCGATTTTTGTTTTAGGGGATAGAACCAGATGTAATTAGAGCAATCATCGACAAATATCATGAAATAGCGATGGCCATCTGAAGAAACAGTGGATGATGGGCCCCACACATCGCTATGAATCAAATCCAAAGGAAATAAGCTTTTAGTGAATGTTTCTCGGAGAGTCAATCTATGTGACTTCCCGAACTGACAAGCAGAACAAATTGAACTAAGCCGTGTAGATCGACACGGTAAATTATTGGTTTTAAGCATAAACTTGAGAAGACTTTCATGAGGATGTCCCAACCGTAGATGCCACTGATCGATGGAAGAATTTTCAGCCACATTAACCGACGGACTAGGAGAAACTGAAGTTGGTAATTGATAAAGCCCGTCTTTACTCGGACCGGAGAGAAGAATGGTCTTGGTTGCCCGATCCTTGACAAGAAAATAGgaagggtgaaattcaaaataaacactGTTATCACTAGCAAATTTTTGCACTGAAAGTAACGATTTTGAAATGGAAGGGACATGGAGAATATTATTTAAATGAAAAGAATGGTTTTTAGAGGATGAAGGTAAAGGAGAATAACCAATATTTTTAATGGGTAAACCCTTACCGTTTCCAATGTGCAGCTGATCCGCACCCCCGTAGCTGTCATAGGAAGACAAGGCATGGATATCAGGGGTTACATGGTGTGTGGCTCCGGTATCGGGATACCAAGTGAGAGCTGAAGAGGGTTGGAAAGGTGGTGGGTAGGTTGGTGTGGGTAGCAAAGGTGGTTGTGTATGATGGGCTGTTGGAACATTAGATGGGTGGGTAAATTGGATGTTTGGGTAACCAGGTTGAGTGGTATTTTGGTAATAACAATAGGCAGCAGTGTGGTTTGCTCTGCCACAAATGGTGCAAAGGAATCGACCACCGGAGAAGCCAAATCTGCCACCACGGCCTCGGCCAAGGCCAAAACGACTACCACCGTCCACGCCCCCCACGGCCAAGGCCAGGGCCAGAAGTGGGACTGCCATTATCTTGAGAGACAGTCCGTTGAACATTGTTTGCAAATGGGGTTGGAGAGGGTGGTGCAGCATCATCAATTTGCAGTTTTTGGAAGGACCGTATGCTCTCATGACTAAGGAGCAGGCTGCTCAACTCCGAATAGGAAGGCGGTTCAGGCCGAGCAGGAATGGAGGGCACAATGCCCTGTAAATCGGGTAGCAAGGCTCGAAGAACATTAGTATTAAAGTCTGCTGGTTTGAGTGGATTACCGGTGGCAGCAAACTCATCGGCGATGAGTTTTGCGCGCTGAAGATAGGTGCCCACAGTTTCATCTTGTTTTTTCTTGAGATTATGAAGAGAAGTGCTCAACGTCCTGAGTCGAGTAGGAGAGGTCGACCCATAAGTCTGCTGTAAGGTGATCCATATGTCATGGCTTGACTCCTTATCAAGTACTGTGGAGTAAACTTCATCGGACAGGGATGCTAATAACATGCTGGTAATGGCAGAATCCTGCTGCTGCTAATCATCGACGCCATCACCTGATAGAGGGCAGGGCTTAGATCCATCAACATAGGAGTACAGCCGCTGCCCTTTGAGAAAGGTTGTAATTTGTTTCCGCCAAGCAAGGTAATTAGTGGGTGACAACTTTATAGACACATAGTGATGAGCTGAAGGTAATGAAGAGAATAATTTTGCTGAAGAAGAATTGGTTGAATCTATGGCAAGAGAAGACAAATCTGAAAGGGAGGGAGAGGTCGCCATGAAGATACagcaaagaagagaagacgAAAGTAGAGAAAAAAGTCAGATTGGAATGGGCGTGAGCCTTTTGGCTCTTGATACCATAATGGATTTATGATTTGATCTTCATTGATTTCCTCTCAATGGAGAGGTGGATATATATAATTACAGCACTCGTAGTAGGTGAGATTACATAGAGATTACATAAGATAATACATGATATGTAAACTGATTTTGAGTGATATGAGAATCCTGAGAATATTGGGTGAAATATTGTGTGAATATTATGTGCTAACCGAATATTGAGTTCCCAAGTATGGGAACTCCATATTCGGTCAATAGTcagaccctctctctctctctccttttcgtGGGTAACGGGCTGCTGCCCCGGGTGGGCGCTCTGAACCAGTCCGATATCTGGTTCCTATTAACAATTTGGATCACTAACATGCTCTTTATGGTCTGATAACAGGTCCCAATGTCTGCTTGTTATCCTGACCACTTATCATTGTGTGCTTGGATGTGCTTCTTGTCAACACTACAATCAGCAACACTTGCTTTCttcttagaaccaaacccaaGTGCATGGAATCTACATTCTATTTCTGAGATCTCATCTTGCATCTATGCTGTAAGTAGTACTTTTGTTATCTACAACAGTTCAAGTGTTGGTCACTGTTCTTTAAGGGTATAAACTAAATCTATAAACATGCATGAAACTGGAATGGTTGGTGTATAGGGAATCGTAGCATCTGCAGTTACTTTTTCTGTTCAGTCATGGTGTATTCAAAAAAGAGGACCTCTCTTCGCGGCGATGTTCAATCCTCTTTTGACTGTTATAGTTACCATTTTCGCTTGTATTTTTCTTCATGAAGAACTTTTCATTGGAAGGTAATAGTATCTTTTGGTTTTCTTATTTGCCATccttagtgttttttttttttttttttttttttggtgaaggaaACCTTAGTTTTAGGCCACTAAAAGAGTTACTGTTTCAATTCAGGTTGGCAGGTTCTTTTGTTGTGGTGGTTGGTTTATATATTGTGCTTTGGGGTAAAGCTAAGGAtcttgaagaaatcaaagaagaggtgggccCAATACACGATACAATGAATACTGTGACAATCTTGATTGATGAACCCTTGGAAGAGAGTGGTAAATCAGATTTGGAGGAGCCCCTTTTGGCTCATGGTAATTCTTCTGATGTGAATAATGAAATTCAAAGGACCCAATAGTGGATCAATTTGTTTATTTGATCCTTGAGGGGGGAGGAGGGGCTTTTTCATGTACTATTAAATGTATAACCCAAAGAAGATGGGATTGGAATTCGTGTGTTTCCATAGATACAAGTGTGCCAATTTATACAAGATTGCAAGGGTCAATCACCCATTTTGGTCCCTAATTAACTCCTATGATTGTGTAATGAaatcaattatcctagtcagAAGATAAGTATGAAAACTCATATGGTAAGATATACCTATGTGTTTTTGCTTGCCTATGggattttgtcctcaaaatttctAGCAGTGGTATGTAAAGCTAAATCTTGGTTGTTTTTTACTATaaatatacacacacacacctcaTTGTTATATTAAAAACTGTCCATTTTTGAGTAGGCATatgaaatgacaggatttattctcattggaaaaaaaaaaaaaaggtggctGGAAAGTTGAGTAGTAAGTGGTGTGGACGAAGATGCCTTCATTCTTTAGACACAATGAAGATCTCCTCGTCGGGCGGGATGACTTGCAAAATGTTAGGATTTCTGTTCATGAGGTGAGCGAAAGTATGAACCATGGGTCATAATTCTCTAAGGTTAATTTGGTAAATTCACAACATTACCAAGGGTAAACTTTTCATTTTAACTTTTTGATGAACCCTTGAAAGAGAATGGTAAATTAGATTTGGAGGAGCCCCTTTAGGCTCATGATAAATCTTTTGATGTAAATAATGAAAGTCAAAGGAACCAATAGTGGATCAAACTATTTATTTGATCCTTGAGGGAGGAGGGGCTTGTTCATGTAGCTATGTGTTTTTGCTTGCCGATGGGATTTTGTCCATAAAATTTCTAGTAGTGGTATGTAAAAATTAAATCTTGGTTGTTAGTTATAAATTTTAGCCATTTCAGTCAAGGGACaaaatgaaatatatatatatatactagtaaacatgCACGTGTGACCATATGTGGGTGCAGAGAAGAGATAATAGAGAGGGGAGGTCGCTTGTGGAAAAAAGGAGCTAAGGAATTAATTTGTAAACATAGTAAGAGGTTTCTATGTTTGAAATAGTAACTCAAACGTGGTCATTCAAAAATAGACAAGATCTCGTAATTCTTGAATAGACTTCCTATAATAAATCAGATTTTCTTCTCTCACAAGTGTGGTATAATTTTACCCTGGCGATATGGGTCTATTTATCAGACATTAATCAACCCTAGTTTAACCTAGCTAAGCTATTTGATGAACTCCACAccaattcaaatttcaacaaGCCCAATTTAGCTTTTAAACAAAAACGATAGATCAAAGGAGGGTTGGATAGATTCAAATAACCCATATAAGTCAGACCAAGCATGCATTACTAAGCAAATTTTACCATCGAGGATAAATCACATTTTCTAGATGGTAAGAATTGGCATTTTCAATTGCAATAACTTTATTTTATCTCTTTCCTTGACTCAAAATCATGGCGGATAACGCATTGTTTTCGTGTAGTATGGTGGTTGATACTCTCTCAAAACATGGAGCAAGAATGTAAAGCCCTACAAATTAGTTAGGATACCTAAAACTGACCGAGGTACAGGTTTACCTAATGCTTTAGTTAGAGCtcctgctgatggcaatgctgaAGGTAGGCCTCTGACAAGGCTACGACTTTCTCTCACTCCTTGCTAATGGCTTTGCCGAAGGTGGGGAGTTTTTGAGGCCGTGTTACTTCATGTATTTTTGTCCGTCTAGGTATGCCTAGACGTTAATCATGTaacacatttttcttttttaaaatatacTTGCTgacttttaaccaaaaaaaaaatatgttttttcttttgggcaGCTGTTTACCGTTGGATCTCGCCAATACAGCCCCCTATAGTTTTCGTTACGAgatatcttttgtttttgttgttgtttttgtttttttttttttttttggggcgggGGGGGCGAGAGGGGTAATCAACTCCCATGCTACAAATAGTCAAATCCGAACTAAACTTTGTCGCTAAGAAAATATAACAGAGTTCTGGAGCTAACCCTCAACCTAAAGTCCAGGAGGGCAAAAGCCCAAGCCAAACCCAATTTTATGTTTCAGGTATCCAAGCCACTGACCATTTAGAAAAGTTTAAAGCCCATGGTTGGCTTGGGCTTTGTAATATAGGCGCCAGTAAGGTGGCTGGATAGTCTGAGCCCACCTCAAACACCTTGGAGACAAGAGAACATAGTGagcctttctttctttcaaccctTGGAAGAACACAGAATAAGTTTGAATTTTAAGTAATACCTATCCATAATTTCCCTTTCCTTAAAAAgggggtaggggggggggggggagattttAGTCTGTTTTGGCACCAGTTTTTGACCCTGACTAGATTTCTCGATACTCAACTCCCCATCAGGTATCTAGGAGCTCCTTTGATTTCTCGAAACCTGAAGGTGGTGGactatgcccccccccccctatttgaTTTGCTTAGTAGCCATCTAGAAGATTGGAAGTTCATGTTCCTCTCTTTTGAAGGAAGAATCCAACtcataacttcaaatctttaGGGTGTTATATATACTGGTCTTGGCTTTTTGGTCTCACTAGTTTTGTTATAACTAAGTTGGAATCTTTGTTCTCCAACTGCCTCTAGTCAGGCCCAACTTAGAGAGAAATCTCCATTATGTTGCTTGGGATTTCATTTGTAAATCTAAGGTGGAGGGTGGTTTGGGGATCAAAAGAATTAAAGATATGAATGTGACAGGGATCATAAAacaattttgttggatggtttCTCTCAAGGAATCCTTATGGGTGAAGTGAGTTAACCATTTGGAGAGGCCCATCCTAACCTACTCCTAGGTGTGGAGGAAGTCCTTCAATACTGGACTCAAACTCTCCCTTCCATTCACCATAGCATTGGTGATGGTCACAATACTAGTTGTGGCAGAGGATTGGGCTCTAGTGTGTAGTTTCAGTCATGCATCTGTAGACAGTTAGTAACAGCCTGCAGATGTATGGTAAATGCCCTTCCTACCAAGCACCAGCCAACTAGGAGATCCATTCAAGTTGACCATCTTATTGCTTCTATTGGATCGGGCTTGAGAGCAGGAActacctcttctttgattgcctttCACTTTTTAGGTTTGGAAGAAATTTTGGAGACTGTGCTCCCCTCACAGAACCCCTAGAAGAAATGTTTTGTTAGAAGCGCAATGGGTTGGGGTAGCATTGCAAAGCTGACCTTTTGTTGTACTATTACACAAATATTGATGGAATAGAGCTCCACCTCTTTCAGAATAGAACCTGAACCAAATTGGTTATCATCAAAGATATTCAGAGCGATATGGATGATCGATGTCGTGCCaagcctccccccccctcctcccctcccctccccctaaAGGCTCTAAATCCAATTGGAATGCCTATCTTGTGGAGCATTGGGGGATGTAGCCCATATGGCTGCATTCTAGGTGACTGCATTGGCATTCCTTTTAGCATTCTTGGCTAGCTATTCTGGCTTCTTATTTTGTTCCTtatatctcccccccccccccaattgttTTCTCTCATTGGGCATATTTTTCGTTATTGACAAGGGGGGTTTCCTTCCCCTTTGTTTCTGGCTATTTTTGTGCTTTGATgccctcttttatttttgggccATGGCCTTGAGAGTGTAGTGATGCTGCCCTCTTCATGTGTgtttatatctttctttctttgcgATAAAGGAATTCTATCTATCTATCAAGGGTATATATGTCTTTCTCCCTTGAAGATCATATGTGGCGAAAATCTGGTTGCATATCACTACATGTGATATAAAATCTCTCTATGAATGGCAAGCTAGAATCggtatcacatgtgatatggaataGCATCTCAGTGGATATCTTCTTATGTATCTTCTATATTTCATGTGATTTATTTCCATGTAAAACCACAATGGTTATCTTGTAATGTTCTCTTATTTATACTCTTCAATTGAGAGGTGTAAGTTAAGGCAATGAAATTCAATTTACCAATTCTAACATGGTAATCAGAGCCGCAACTCCAACGAACTTTTCAATCCTCTAATTTTTTTCACCATGACCGAAAGAGCTCTCTCCTCCACGGTGGCTAGCgccatctcttcttcctctgagGTGCCTAGTCTGCCCTCCTTCCCCAATGCTCATCATTATATTTCTATTAAGTTGACGTCCAAGAATTTTCTATATTGGCAAACCCAAGTAGAGTCGTTCCTCGATGGCCTTGGTCTTTTTGGTCATGTCGATGGATCCACTGCCTGTCCAACCAAGCCTGTAGCTGCATCTCAATGGCACCGGCAGGATTCTATGATACGCAGCCTGCTACTTGCATCCCTCTCTGAAGAAGTATTTTCTTTGGTACTCGGTAAACGGACAAGCCGTGAGATCTAGACCACCCTTTGCACTGCTTTCTCGGCTCCCTCAAATAGCCGCATCATGTCCCTATCCATGGCACTTCAGGACTTGGAACAAAAATCAAATGAATCTATTTCTCAATTCTTACAGCGTGCAAAAACCATTGCTGCCGAGCTTGCTACCTCTGGACAACCTCTACGTCCCACTCAATTCAATCTACATATTTTCAGAGGTCTCAAGTCTGAGTTTCGCCCTATGGTGTCCTCTTTACTTACTCGGACAGACCCTATTGAGTATGATGACTTGCACGCGATGCTTCTCAGTCACAAATTTCTCAATGGTTCATTTCTGAGCAAGTTGTCCATCACTGAGACTCCTACGTCTGCACCTACCTCGCCATCCACCAACACTGCTCAGCGCACATCTTCAGCCAGTGATTCTCTCTCTGCCCCGGCTAAtcgtggtggtcgtggtggcctcggtggccgtggtcgtggcTATAGAGGTCGTGGTGGTCAGTCCTATGGCCGTTTCTGGTGCACTATCTGCCGTCGGACTAATCACAGCACAGATCGATGTTTCTATCGGCAACAACAGCCCTACACCAACACCGTTCAACAGCCCTATCCATCACCCGGCCCATACCCAATGGCCAATTACTCTTACCCTACCACCGTGCCTCCATATGCCCCATCGAACCCACCACTGCTGCCCACACCACCGGCCTCCCATTCCTGCCCTGGTACCCTGATTCGGGTGCCACCCATCATGTTGCACCTGACCTTCACTCTTTTTCCAAGTATGATGACTACAATGGACCAGATCAGCTTcatgttggtaatggtaagggtcTGCACATTTCCCATCTTGGTCATTCTTCCATTCCTACTAATTCTAGTCATTCCTTGCATTTACGTAATATTCTCCATGTTCCGGAAATTAATAAACGTTTgctttttgttcataaatttgCAAAAGATAATAATGTCTATTTTCAGTTTCACCCGTCTCATTTTCTTGTGCAGGATCAGGTCACCAAGTCCACTCTGCTGTCCGGTCCGAGTAAGGGTGGCCTCTATGAGTTAGCCTTGCCTTCCCTTCCTTCTGCAAATACGGCTGTCTCCACCTCACTTGATTTATGGCATCATCGTTTGGGTCATCCGCATGAGCATCTTCTTCGCTCTATGCTTCGTTCCAATAATTTGTCTTTTAATTCTTCTTGTTTAAATTCTCTTTGTACTGCAAGTCAAATGGGCAAGGCTAGTCGATTAACTTTGCCTGTCACTGGTAGTCGTAGTTTGTTCCCATTGGATCTTgtttttagtgatgtttgggggccttctcccaCTGCATCATGTAATGGCCATAGATATTACATAATTTTTGTGGACGATCACACAAAATATATTTGGTTCAATCCACTTTTGCAAAAATCtgatgttttctttgtttttatacAATTTAAGGCCCTTGTTGAGCGCCTCTTTGAGCGTAAAATCAAATCAGTCCAGACAGATTGGGGTGGGGAATTTCACACTCTTCCCtccttttttattcaattgGGAATCACTCATCGGTTGTCTGCACCCCACACCCATGAGCAGTAAGGAAGTGTTGAGTGCCGTCCCTAGATTATATTGGCATTTTGCATTTGAAACGGCTGTCTTTCTCATCAATAGAATGTCGTCCCTGGTCACTAATAATGTTTCTCCGTACCAACTTGTGTTTCACAAGGTGCCTGATTACAACTTTTTGCATGTTTTTGGATGTCTCTGCTTCCCTTACCTTCGGCCTTACAACAGTCATAAGATGGATTTTTGGTCTTCCTCTTGTGTCTTTTTGGGTACAGCACTTCCCATCATGCCTATCGTTGTTTTAATCCTTCTACGGGTAAATTTATCATTGCCCGACATGTTCGGTTTGATGAACACTGTTTTCCTTTCTCTGTGTCAGTTCTCGGGGCACCCCCACCTGCGGTCTCTAGTCCCTCTTAGCAATGGGGTGTTGCAACGGTGCGCCTCCCCTCTTCTAGTGCACCCTTACCAAACCAAACCTCCCCACCACCATCTCCTGCCCCGCAGCCTCATGTCACGCCCAGCCCGCTGCCCAGCCTGCACACACCACCATCGTCACCTTTAACCCGGCCGAGCCCCTCTCCCACAACCTCCCCGGCCTCCTTCCCCCTTACCAAGTACCGCCCTCTCCAGGACATTTATGCATCAACCCAACCGATTACACATCGATCAAGTGCTTTCACAATTACTAATGTCTCTAATGATTCTATTGAGCCAACATGGTTTACGCAGGCCTCAAAGATTGAAGAGTGGCGTGCTGCAATGTCAGAAGAATTTAATGCCCTGTTAAGAAATGGCACCTGGAGACTAGTACCACCTGCACCTCACCAAAATCTTATAGGGTGCAAGTGGGTCTTTAGAATCAAGCGGAAGGCAGATGGGAGTTTAGAACATTATAAAGCCCGACTGGTCACGAAAGGGTTTCATCAACAACAGGGGCTTGACTATGGCGAGATGTTCAGCCCAGTAGTCAAACCCCCCACCATTCGCAGTGTCATATCCATTACAGTTTTGCAGGGCTGGCCCATTCGACAGTTAGACGTCCacaatgcctttctccatggccGGCTTGAGGAGGAAGTTTACATAA harbors:
- the LOC122659133 gene encoding WAT1-related protein At4g30420-like, which produces MGHLEDYMPTMAMVLLQFTYAGLHLFTRAALLEGMSPKVFVVYRQAIATLVIAPVAYFSNRKKTNRSSMGLRSFSLIFIASLIGVAIYQNIFFEGLYLASPSTGSAMSNLLPGITYLMATVVGLEKLNIRSLRSMAKAVGTAVCVGGAVSMALLRGPKILNTSIFPFQDLTLSSGGGENWLMGCLLLFGSSCCWSFFLILQVPMSACYPDHLSLCAWMCFLSTLQSATLAFFLEPNPSAWNLHSISEISSCIYAGIVASAVTFSVQSWCIQKRGPLFAAMFNPLLTVIVTIFACIFLHEELFIGRLAGSFVVVVGLYIVLWGKAKDLEEIKEEVGPIHDTMNTVTILIDEPLEESGKSDLEEPLLAHGNSSDVNNEIQRTQ